The sequence CATTTCTTAATTCAAATGAATATGTATCAATAccattattaagaaaaaatttattggattgtttgttGATGTTATTTATTAACATTTTCTTCAGTAGATTATTGTTGGTGTGGTTTAATGATTTGGcttttgttttcaaatttctAGACTTAAAAAACTATCAGCCAATATTATGGTTTGCTTGATTGGAGCTTAATTGAATGTCAATGGGGGCATATATGAGCATCCGCTAAAACAATCCTCTTCGCATGGTGGACATTTGGATAGCTATAAGGTTCCAATCACAATCCTAAAATTGTTAACAGAGGCCATGCCTACAACCCATTTCCTTTAGAAAAGAAGGACCCCCTTCACAGTGAGCCAATTTAAGCTTAGGCCGAATGATGAAATGACGTATTTGCACCTTGAGGGTTAACCATATAGaattacatttttcttttaatgacaAGAATCAATGTCCTTCGACCTTGAATTGATACCTAGCTAGGATCCTCaagaagaaaattttgattaacAGTGCAACTTATGCTCGTATTTCCTAATTATACTGTGGTTGAAAGTAAAAGATAATACTAAAATCATTAGCCACGGCTAAAGAACAacgtaaaataaaattgaaaaagactaaataaaaaataaaattttatctattctTATATAAAATGGATTAAACAAAACTTAATgagtattatattaaaataactgcAATacattttatcttatttaaaataactactaaaatgtaataatataataacaattaataaaagtatataaacaTGGACTCGTAACTATTAATCAAAAAACTTTTTCACAAAGCTATCTCTATAAGTGATTGACAAAGTGTTAATCtcatactatttttttaattaaagtcTAATATCTTTatcatcattaattgaatattttattatttttttatatgttatttacGAATTGATACAGGTCCGTTAAAATAAATCCCCTCGCGAGTCTAGCTCGGCTTATGAGATCGCCTTATTAGGAAAACCGATCTCTAGATCAGCCACAGAGGAGCGAAGAAGTTAGAGTTTCACCTTGACACTGCCTCATCCTTGCCTCATCCTTGGACATATAAGAAAGGAttcttttacgtggttattttagGACCGAAGGTTTTGCTTGAGATAAGAttcattttctataataaatgAGATATGTCGTGGGTAAACTATTCCTCTTAGACTATAAATATTGACAGCACTTGGCAGGTAAAGTCATTGTGAATTATAAGTCTCTATACATATAATCTTTGCCTCCCTTAAATATTAACTTGATAGTGGTTTTTCAAGTACCACACCTAGAGAATCCTAACTTGTTGTTTTGCATATGCAAGGTCGAAAATAGTTCGTAAAGATCGgtatacatgtcaaaatttCTGATTTCTCTCAcgaattttatcaaaatttatttttaaagaaaaaacttcaaataaataattaaaggtaccgaagtaaataaaaaataccaaactgCTAGATAAATTTGTGCATTTGTATCTAGCCCTACCACGGGAACTAAAGCCAACCTGAGGACCATTCCACAACTTAGAGCACGAAAACATTGTACGTTTTCTGTAACTGGCTTTAATCACTTTGCCATTGTCTAAGTTAACAAAGTAAACAATGTCCCAAGTTTTGGTAGAACCTCATAACATAGATAACATGACTATAGTTTCTGGGATCAGTGAACAGCCAGTAAAGATACTATACAActatattcaaatttaatccAATTAATTAGAGGATGAAATGAAACAGACACATGAACATAAGCTCTGACAATTCCTTACGCTTCTGCAAGCAATCAGTCCACCGCATATGCACAAAGCTCTGGCTGCATCAACGAAGCTTTGCCTAACGATGACCTTGAACGAACCTGCGCCAGAACCAATGCTGTTCCAATACTTCATACACAAAATCCAGAGGAATTCCTCTCGTCTCTGGCAGGAAAAGTACGACAAATATGGTCATCACGGCAATCCAACCAGCATAGAATAAGAATATCCCATATTTGAAGTGACATAGCATGGTCAAGAAGGTTTGTGATAGGACAAATGTGGTAGCAAAATTTACAGCAACACTAATGCTTTGGCCTGTAGGTCGAATTTTCGTAGGGAATATTTCACTTGGAATTAGCCAACTCAAAGGTCCCCATGACCAGCCAAAACCAGCAGCATATAAGCACATTAAGACTACTACTAATATTGCATTGCCCTTGGATATTTGCTCAGTGCCAGAAACACCTGACGTGACAGCCAGCACACCTGCTAATGCAACCTTCAAAAAATTGCAACATATATAGAATGATTAATCAAGGAAGTTAAACTGTctaacaaaattttttaataagactTGTTCTAAGACGAATAACAATGGTTTAGGAGCATACCTGACAAATGAACATCTGAGTTCCTCCAGCTATGAACAAGAATCTTCGGCCGAACCGATCAACCACACTAGTAGACACAAGGATTGAACCAAGATTAACTAATCCTAGTATTATGGCTGCCATTAGAGCTGAATCATTTCCAAAGCCAAGAGATTGAAAAAGAACAGGGGCATAAAATGCGATAATGTTAATCCCAGTTACTTGTTGGAAAAAGGGTATAGTAATTGACAACACTAGGTGAGGCCTATACTGCCTTTCAAATATGGTCATAAAAGATCCTTCCTTGGTAGCTTTAGCTACTTCACTGGACTTAATTAGATCAGCAATCTCAGCATCCACATTAGTGTCACTTCCTCTGACTTTAATCAGAGATTTTCTAGCTTGTTCAAGCTTACCCCGCTCCACCAGGCTAGTAGGAGTATCTGAGATTGAGAATGCACCCACTGTCATTATAGCTGCAGGGACAATTGCAAGACCAAGGGACAGACGCCAGCCCCAGCTGAGCTTGGCCGTGCCAAAATTTATGCAGTTAGATGTTACTACCCCAATGCCTATGAAAAATTGGAAGCCTGTGTTGAATGCACCCCGCCATTTTGGTGGTGCAACCTCTGACAGGTATATAGGAGTTGCCTTCAGTTGTAACGTATCTGATGTTagtaaattgatatatattcaATAGTACTCCGAATATCTAGCTTCACATATCAGATTGAAATGTTCGTGAGGTTGGATGCCTAACTAGCCCGGCTCAACTACCAAAAATTGTCTTGAacatagattttttttttttttccatttttctctaAAGGGCAGTACCATCCATCAAAGGCCGCTTTAGATTGAGAAGTGATTTTCTCTGATGTTTGTCCAATTACCTGATATGGTAAAAGTTCACTCACATATATAATGTATCGTCCTAGGTCGGGTTTGGTTTGtttctaaagaaaagaaaagtatggCAGCTATTCAAATTGGGCAGGATTTGCATGGACATAAAAGTTGCAAGCTCAGCCTCAAAATGTCCCAGCCCACCCAATAAACAGGTTTAATAGCCATTAAAGCTTGTTCCATACCTTGTAGCTCGTAAATATTCAACTCAATTTGCATATTTTGTAATTAGACAAGTTTGAGAAAGTATTAATTAACCTGGTTAGTGAAGCCAACTCCAAAACCAAGTAAAATACGGCCTAGGATGAGCATGGCAATGCTGGCAGCAGCACCATTGATGGCAGCACCAGCAAGGAAGGCGCAGCCACCTAGGACCATGGTGTTCTTGCGGCCCAATGTTGCAGTAACGCGGCTAGCTACAAGGGAAGCGGCTAACCCTGCTATGTACAGCGACGATGTGAAGGATGTTAAAACCTGACTATCATAGACacaataaatatttgttttgGCCTCCGATGCCTTCCTCAGTACTGATGGAAAGAATTTCTCGAGAAATGGTACCATTGTAGTTACACCTCCTGTAAATCGATGGATTCACGTTTACAATTATTGACTTTAGTAAGTAAGTACTATACAAACCAGGAGTTCGAAAATGACAAATCATCTGCAAGATATTCCGTTACACGAGGCAGCTGAATGTTGCAACTCAGGCTGCCGTTCCACGACAAGTACAAACAAGACATTGAACAACTTCATAAACATTTAATTTCACTTTTATACATTACGACAATTTCTATCTTCGATCAAATAATGGATGCTTGAAgagacaatttttttttttttttttaaagatgcTTGTCCAAGTAAGTTTactgagttttttttttttaatcgaAAATAACTTGTAGTTTTCAGTTTATTTCATCAACCATTGATGAAagatacatatttaaaatattaagtatttgaataattataaaatgatgaatattttaaggtagtatctttatatattactcctctaatttttacaattaaaaaaaaacttattttatttattttaaaagtaatgaCCGATTATGCACCTTAGCACTTCTTCAAATTCCACATCATTGGTCACTATAGTATCCAATTTTTGAGAAACTTTAATAGACTGCAATACTAAAGTAgccaaatatattaaatttggtCGGATcatcacttttatttttttaaatagtaaatataattaacatgtTAATATATCAGCGTGTcgtatataaaaaattcatctataaaatgaaaagcaaGTTATTATTACATTTAAAAAGGAGAGATAATCCCAAAGCTAAGTATTAGGCCATCAAGTTTTGACTTAATGATTAAACCCACTTAATTCTTAAGTCCATCTTATTCTTGACTCTTTCACTTCTTTTTTTCAGACGAAGAAGAGATATAATccattttataaaagatagaATTACATCCCAATCAGTCGAAGAAGCCAGTAAGATTGGCTTAGATAATTTGAGCAGAAACACTCATCAGCAAGGCTTTTTTAGCCAAACTATGGGCTACCCAGTACTATCGCAAGTGCTACTATAAAAGAAGCCCATCTTTACAATTCTCGAGGTCATTATTCATCTTGAACAATTAGCTAGGAACTCCTTTCTAGTTACCTTGCAAAATCTTTACAAACAGTTCTTTCTTACTTGCTGCCAATGTTTCTACCTTTCAAAATCTATAATTTCAGTCCATAAACAAATCTTTGTGTTTCTAATTGAGTTTGCATCCTTCTCCAGTTTCAATTCATCAACACTAACGCTCAATGATATTGAACCTGTGGCAttgcttttaaattttaacaccTAAGAAACGCATGAGATCTTCCTCAAGAAATTttctaaatagaaaatatttggaAAACTATCCATAAACGAATTACTCTTTTGGCACAATTCTACCAAGTGTAGAGAATTAATTCCAAGTCTGATCATGAAGAAGAACATAAGAATAAAACGAAATGCAAAAGTACCTGAAATTCCGATGTCATAGCCAAAAATGAGGCCACTGGATGCAGCGATAATGCACGTAATCAACACTGACACTGTTATCTTGCCATTGAAGCTATTATCATGCCCATTGAAGGCAAAACCTCCCAAGgccattttcttctctttctgtCTCCTCCTCcaaaaccaaaataataaCGATAACCATAAAAACTCTCAAGTAAAAGAGAGAATGAGTAGAGCAACTACCTCTCTCAATGTCAAATTCACATTGAAgggaatattttttataacaaaaactGCAATTGGTGGTAGGAGTTATATGTCACTTTCTAGCCTTTAATGGTGTGACAAGGAAAGGcgcataaaaagaaaatgaagttcgtatatttttcatacaGCTGCCATGGGTTACATTTGGTATAAATGCTGTGTGTAATTGGTCTTCTTGGGTCCTTTTATGCAAAGATTTCCTGTAGTGTTCATTATATGTGATTTTCAGTTGATTTTGTTTCTATATCaatcattaataattaaattattgttgCTTAGAGATGACAAACTTATTATTGGCCATTGTTTAAGATGATAATTTcatgtaaattaatatatatatgatccTTCTCTACTAAACTGATAATTGATGGTTGCCGGTCGCGAGGAAAATGCCTAATTTCCCCATCGTAGACTTGTGGTAGGTTTATGACTTTTGAAATTTAACTTGGTTTAATATGGAAGAAGGAATTAAGCCCAAAATAATATACagaaactaatttttttgtaaagtAATTAgtctcttttatttatttttctttcttactttctttttcttcttcttcttctttaaataaaagttttaattacgaaaagaaaaggattctTTTTTTCATGGATTAGGCATTTAGCCTTGGAAAAACGGAAAGACTTATAATgcatttaaaatagaaatataatattacttctttaataattgaaaaaaaaatttagatccaccatcaaattattagctaaagattattttcataaaattctaatttcgatataataaaacaaaattttttatctttcaacaaatttaattttcgtttatctaaattgtataaaaaataatcttacAATGTGTTTAgttaagatatataaaatttatttataaatttaaagttcatatactttgaataaaataaaaattaatttagaaatctataaaatcaaatttttatataat is a genomic window of Ricinus communis isolate WT05 ecotype wild-type chromosome 2, ASM1957865v1, whole genome shotgun sequence containing:
- the LOC8263065 gene encoding sugar transport protein 5, coding for MALGGFAFNGHDNSFNGKITVSVLITCIIAASSGLIFGYDIGISGGVTTMVPFLEKFFPSVLRKASEAKTNIYCVYDSQVLTSFTSSLYIAGLAASLVASRVTATLGRKNTMVLGGCAFLAGAAINGAAASIAMLILGRILLGFGVGFTNQATPIYLSEVAPPKWRGAFNTGFQFFIGIGVVTSNCINFGTAKLSWGWRLSLGLAIVPAAIMTVGAFSISDTPTSLVERGKLEQARKSLIKVRGSDTNVDAEIADLIKSSEVAKATKEGSFMTIFERQYRPHLVLSITIPFFQQVTGINIIAFYAPVLFQSLGFGNDSALMAAIILGLVNLGSILVSTSVVDRFGRRFLFIAGGTQMFICQVALAGVLAVTSGVSGTEQISKGNAILVVVLMCLYAAGFGWSWGPLSWLIPSEIFPTKIRPTGQSISVAVNFATTFVLSQTFLTMLCHFKYGIFLFYAGWIAVMTIFVVLFLPETRGIPLDFVYEVLEQHWFWRRFVQGHR